Below is a genomic region from Miscanthus floridulus cultivar M001 chromosome 1, ASM1932011v1, whole genome shotgun sequence.
TACCACATGGACGCCACCAAATCAAACATATGTTCTAAATGAATAAACAGGCCAACATGGAAGGCCTCAAAATTTGCCTTCGACATATATACCAAGATAGCAGGGACTAAACAGAGCACATGCATATATTAATCATGATAACCAAAAATGTTCTCACCAGTTGCAAAGCAACACAAACGAAGcagcaagaaaaaaaaatcaaagcacaCACCTAGATCATTTCTTACTGTGAAATTACCTTTCACATTCTGAAATTAGTGGCACACAAATAAAGAAAGCAAGAGCCACAAGATCTATATGATTCAATTATATAGATATACAAACTAAAACTCTTAAAAACAAGCCCAGAATGAACTATATTAATCTATAATAATTGTCTGCACTCAGCTGACAAACTTGGTTTAGGATTTGCTTCAACCAGTAATCCAGGTTGGCTCAAGCATATTCACAAACCTAAAGCGAAGTTCACGTTCCACTTAAAACAACATACCAAAGGCTAAATAAAATTTGTAGTGAAAAATTGAGGTGGCTAATGCTAGATTCGTGGTCACATCGCAACGTATCTTTATAATGCTGTTCAGCTAACAACAGTAAGGCTGCGTCCCACTTAGACACCACAACCATGCAAAAACATCCATCACAAAACTAACTAGGCTTATCATAAAGGAGAAAGGCAGAAAGCAAGAGAGAAAGGCAACAgataacaaatgaaaaaaaaatacccTTAATCATTACATCAtgtatttttttttcatctacacaGCACACTGGAAAAGAAAAGAACTTTGAAAAAACAGACAAAAAGTACGACAGATTAACACCTACAAATCTATGAGACAACCCTAGATAAGCTGGTATATCTGCAACGTGATAAGGTAAAAGGTACCTAATGCTGGTTGTGGACTGACTATCACATTCTTCCACAAGGATATGATTATTGTGATATCCTACTTTACTTAGAAAAATCTATTGAGCCAACCTCCACACCTTCAGTTCATCTCACAAATATCATTGTGAcaatatgcatcttgagcataagACGCCAGCATGTCCTACTTGAACCGCAAACAAAAATTCCAATGATGTTAAGCATTAGCaatatataaaatatatatatctgtgagctcttcatcaaagatttttccagcatgcatgcatgcttagaTACCCTAATGCGCACACATCAACTACCAAAAATGAGAAACTAGTTACTGTTTGTCAGTAGAAAATTGTGCAGAAACAAAATGAAAAACATTAGGTTCACAGAACAATTCACAGCACCTCCATTATACCTGATATTCATCAAGTGCTAAAAACTCTGGCTGCCTGTGCCAAGCTGTCACGACAACTGTCAAACAACTTAGGTGACGACATAAGATAGAAAAGCATGACAGATTCATCAGAagataccaaacatgcattttaatttttgaagttataccAGCACGGGGCAGCACGCTTTTCTGCTCCAGATGGAGAGGAGTACTAGCactaccaaatcaagatgaagaacaatATATATCAATAATAAAGTGAGATTAACACGGTCACAAAGAACAGAGCATTAAAGTGACATCACAGGGTAATCTCAAATAATAACAAGAATAGATATCATAACAAAAGCATTAGTAAAAGGTTCCTTAAAATAGTTCAAGGAGATAAGCAAATATCCCGATGCCAGCTGAGCCAGTAATATTTGATGCCTTCTTAAGCATGCAACCTCTGCAATGGTCACAACAGCACACAGCAAGGTTAAGATGTGAGTCCCAAACTTCCAACAAGAAATAAATCAGGTTGGTATAAGCTCCAAGAAAGATCAAGCCTGTCAACAAGTCGAGACAACATAGAAAAGGTGAGGTCTAATTAGTAAACCGAGCATTGCATGTTatggaaaaaaagagaggggggcAGCATAAAGCATATTAAAAAGAATTTTGTATAAACTGAAGGGCCTTAGAAAGTGCATCAGATATCAGATCCCCCAAAAATATCCAGGCATTCTCAATAAAATAATCTGATAATATCATACCCTATCCTATCAAAAGCAAATGTTGTTCCTTACCATCCTAGACAAGCATGAGAATGTTAGTCCTGACCTCATTCTAAAAATAAGATATTATCATAAATAAGCATCCTCAATGAGACGATACATGTGTTTGGTTTAGTAAAAAAAACAATACCTCTAGCAAAAGGATGAAAATCCATAAAACCAAAAGATACTGAAAGAAGAAAAATAACTATGGCACAATATAGACTCCAGGAAACTTTTGCAGTGTAGACTCATTAAATCAAAACCAAACAATGGGTAAGATATAACTATATGGTACATCAGCACAATGGTCAAATTTAAGTATAGTAGTATATATAGTATATAATATATAAATAATAAAACACACAGAATAACTGAAACATGGGTTTCCTTGTCAATAAAATAGCAAATCATACCCAATTGTACCTAACAAAATTAATAGAACATCATGTTAAGTTACCTTTTGCCCTTCATTGGAAGAATCGCCCAGTTTCGCTCATATCACTTCATCTCTGACATAAACTTGTCATACTCTGCATCGGCACCATAGGAAGCAGTAGGCTGGTCGGTTGTGGAGGacaaaggtggtggtggtggcggcactGCACTGTGGGTTGCCCAAGGTGCAGTTGCAATACTCTGAGAGGGATCAACACTAGccggcggtggtggaggtggtggctgaAATGGTGATGGATAGTATGGGGAATAACTATAAGGTGGTGGAGGGTACATCGATGGTGCATTTGGTGCGCCAGATGATGCATATACTGATGTCGCAACAGGGTGGGTGGGTGCGCCAGAACTTGGTGGTGTTACACCAGGGGGATAGTTCTGAGCTCCATCACTTGATGGAGCAGTGCCTGGTGGAGGGATCGGAGCTgctgggggtgggggtgggggtggtggaTACTGCACCCCATATGGAGGTGGGGCAGCTTGACCTGGTGCAGGGGGTGCAGGATTGTAGACGCTAGAGCCTGGTGGTGGCGGAGGATATGAAGCATATGGTGGTGGCTGCCCCCAAGGAACTGGAGCATAACTCCCTggaggaggtggcggtggtgcCCCCATGTAGGACTGGGAGGAATAGCCACCTGAAGTAAGATCAGGAGGAGGAGGATAAGATGGGGGTGCTGACACTGCTGGTGCCGGCTGTGGCGGCTTTCCTGCAACTCTAACCGCAATAACTCTCCCTTCAAGATGGTGACCATTCATTGCAGCAATCGCTGCATTGGCCTGTGACACATCTGAATACTTGACAAATCCATATCCTTTGCTCTGTCCAGTGTTTCGATCCTTTATCACCTTAGCCATTACAATATCCCCAAATTGCGAAAACAGACTGACTAGTCCAGCATCATCCATTGTAGGTGGCAGGTAGCCAATATACAGATTTGTCTCGTCATAGTCCTTCTTGATACCATTGAGCCCAGTGGCAGCAGCACCACCACTGGTTGACCAAGGCGGGTTACTCCCAGTTCCAGCAGAAGCACCACCACTACCACCGCTTCCTGTGAGAGCCAACATTGGACCACCAGATTTGTTCATGGACTCAGGTGCACTCCCACCACCAAGCTCAGCCAGGAAGTTCTGGTATTCATCATCCATCTTCTTCCCAGAAGTGCCCTTGACCGGACAATCAATAGTCGGGTGCCCACCATCCCCGCAGATCTTGCACTGCACATCACTCTTAAACGTGTTCATCTTGTTGGGGCAAGCATACTGCCTGTGACCAGCCTCACCACATGTCCTACAAAACTCGTCGTCCCTAATTGTTCCATTAAGCGCAGCAAGCTCCCGGAGCTGCTGCCGCTTGTGCTCATTGAGCACCTCATCCACCGGGGTGAGCAGCTTCTCCACCATACCAGCAGCCGCGTCCAGTGCCTCCTGCGTGTCTGCCTCGACAAGCACGTGGAGGTCTTCATTCTCGCTGGGATCCGGCTTGAGGTCcctcttctgcagcagcttcccTTCCTTGACACTACCCTTCCCCCTGATGACAATCTTAGCACCAGTCTCCTTCTCCATGCGCTTCTGCGTGTTGCCACGAGGGCCAATGATGAGGCCGATAAAGTTGTAGCCGGGGTACTCCTTCATGGGGATGTAGAGCTTCTTCTGGAGCTTGGGTGGGCGGTAGTCGGAGGGGGGCTTGAAGGCGGGGTTGCGGCGGATGAGCTGCGAGATGATCTCCTGCCTCTCGCGGTTGAGGCGCTCCCTGGCGCGGTATTCGCGGGTGTTGATGCGGATGCCGAGGTTGTCGTAGACGGGCTCGGGGGAGGGCGAGCGCGCGCCCTCGGGGCGGTCGTCGAGCGGGAAGCCCGACTGCAGCAGGCGCGAGATCTCGAGGAGGCGCGCGTTGAGGGCGTGCACCTCGGGGTCCATCTCGGCGGCGAAGTCCTTCATGAAGTCCGGGAGCGCGATGGCCGGGCGCGGCTCCTCCTCGGCCCACCGCGTCTTGCGCTTCCGGCCCCCGGTCCCGCCCTCGCCGCCGGAGTTGTTGGCGGCGGAGTCGTCGTTGGACTGCTCccagcggctgcggcggcggcggcgggacgaGTCTCCGGCGCCCGCGCCGGAGCCATCGCCGTTGTGGTGTGGCTCGGAAGAGGCGGCGCGTGGCGGGTCGGAGGAGGGCTCGCGCGAGGGGGAGCGGGCTAGGGTTTCGGCGGAAGCCATGGTTACGGCTGCGCTGAAGGGAGGCGGGGTGGGGAGAGCCGTCTCGAATTGGACTcgctcttctttttttttttggaggggAAAAGATCGATGAAGAATTCGGGATTTCGGGGATGCGTGCGCTCTTGTCGTTGCGCCCTCGCTGCCGCCCGCTCTTCCCTGCAACCTGCATCGAGAAGGGCCGAACGGACTTCGACGTCTTCTGATCCACTGACACTAGGCACTTTCGTGGGTCGAAAGAGGGGCCTATTAGGGTCGTTAATATGGGCCGGTTCGCACGGAACCGTCGGGCCGAACCGCACCATCCCCATCTTTACCCAGCAGCACTTGGGGCTGTTTGGATGCAACCCTGGCCAAAATTGCCTGGGGAGGCCCTTGCCTGTACGTTGCCTGAATGTCATTTGGTTGGAGCCCTGAGTTTCTTTGTCTGGTGTGAATGCCTGTGCTGGTTGCCTGTGGCCAGGCGCATGAAATTGATCGCCTGGGAGGCCGCCGAGCTGCCTGGTTTTTTAATCACCGTAAAACACTGTTGTCTTATCTCCATGCAACCAACAAACTAAACGGTTGCTCCGttcttctgtccactcagccAAATATCTAGGACTTCAACCAAACGGTACAACAGTTTCTTCATCTGCCTGACCAGGCATTTTTACAACCGGTGGCAGGTAGCTCACAGGCAGGTGAAATGCTCAGGCAAATAGCTCCGGGTTGCATCCAAACATGCTTGCTGCCCAAAAGAGCGGGAGGCTTCCACTAAAAAATGAGTGGGGCTTCGAGCCAGAGGCAGGCAGGAGAGGCGCCTGAGAGTCTGAGACTGATCTCGAACCGCGCCAAGCCCACAGAGTAGAGTCatgaagagaggagggagaacctAGAATTTCCGTTCGTTGACTGACAAGAAGTCAAGATGAACAGCCTGATCCAGCCGGGCAGCGGCATAGCCTGCACGAAAAAGACTCCGGCACCTGCAGCCTAGCTAGCTCGGAAACAGATCAGCATCAGTACTCGCCATCCTCCACATACCGTGCTTTCTTCCTGGATCTTCAGAGCTGCTGGGAGCCAAGGAGTTGTGGCAAACAAGAGCGCTGCCAAAAGGTCAAGCTCTTCTTATGGCTCGCAGTTCACAACAGGCTCTGGACTGCGGATCATCGCAAACGCCACGGTCTCCAGGACTCCGACGGTTGTGCCCTATGCGATCAAGCCGCTGAAACGATCGCCCACCTGCTATCAGGTTGCGTGCTGACTATGGAGTTATGCACCTTGttctttgggcttgtttggctgataagccatggccgAAAGTATCGTTGGATGATTTGGtgtgggagaaaaatactgttcgttggctgaaaaaatacgacttataagccaaacaagcacaAACGAATAGGGCGATGGTTCGGGGTTCTGCAACCAATTGGGCTACATCAGCTTATGGCGGACATGGGTGAGGATCTAGTCGATTGGTGGCTGCATGCTAGGTTCGGCGCAGCGAGCAGGGTTTGATTCGCTGGTGCTTCTCGTCTTCTGGAAAAATTTTGGAACGCAATGCCAGGGTTTTCAGTAGCGTGGTCACTGCGCCTGTGGCCGTCGCGCAACGTATCTTCTCCGAGGGGTGGGCAGTGGATTGACGTTGGTTTCTCTAGTGTGGCTAGCGTCTTAGCGTTCCTGTCCAAAGTAGTCGCAAAATCGACCGCCGTATAGTCGCTTTTGTAATTGCTCTGAGGGCTGTTAGCCTTGGTAACGAGATCGCTTGCCACTCGCAAACGATTGGATGTAGCAGGCCTAACAACTAGTTGTACCAAAAACTCATGTCGTCTTAATGAAATACGGGTCCAATCCGGTTCCCGAAAGAAAGAGAAACAGATCGACACCAACCATTTGCTTAGCCCTCGCTCATCTGACTACACATACCGATCCTTGCAGCAGGCTCCCTCCAGACATGTGTGCTGTTACACCCGCGATGCCCTGAGTTCTCTCGTCTACGTACTTCTACTTGTTTATTCTTCTTTTTCTCGTACCGGCCAGCCGTGGTGCAAGCGTGCGGTCGTGCACCCACGCACGCACACTACCAACGCTATGTGTACTGGTGGATCGTCGATGGCCGAACGTGGCAGGAGTACTGATCGACATATATAGGTGGGGGGCCTCAAAACGGCACCCATTTGCCTTGCTTCAcgggtagagaaccgagctttactcccggtggggaaccccctctagtcccggttctccacccgggagcaagcatccgggactaaaggggggtcctttagtcccgggtcaggaaccgggactaaaggaggacctttagtcccggtgggtaacaccaaccgggactaaaggtgcctcctgacatgccacgatggccggcacctttagtcccggttggtaatacgaaccgggactaaaggttttttcttttttcttttcttttcatttttttgttttcttttcaaaataggttttcgaagtcgtattgtacgctgctaattatacatttatacgcgcatatagtatgtttcggttcaagcacaatgaacgtattaaatcacacaattcaagcatagaaatatatatatatatatatatatatatatatatatatatatatatatatatatatatatatatgcatgcatgcatcatatatatatttacatgcatgcatgcaatgtgtattttacattatattatttcatgtgcatatattacaaaagattgcattatagttgttgtgacataacaagttttttctcatcctctagcttggcttcaatggcagtgttgggtcgaagtagaactcgcccttggaatcgatgacctgctcattaaaaaatccggctatagactcttgaattgctttgatttggtct
It encodes:
- the LOC136546966 gene encoding splicing factor-like protein 1 yields the protein MASAETLARSPSREPSSDPPRAASSEPHHNGDGSGAGAGDSSRRRRRSRWEQSNDDSAANNSGGEGGTGGRKRKTRWAEEEPRPAIALPDFMKDFAAEMDPEVHALNARLLEISRLLQSGFPLDDRPEGARSPSPEPVYDNLGIRINTREYRARERLNRERQEIISQLIRRNPAFKPPSDYRPPKLQKKLYIPMKEYPGYNFIGLIIGPRGNTQKRMEKETGAKIVIRGKGSVKEGKLLQKRDLKPDPSENEDLHVLVEADTQEALDAAAGMVEKLLTPVDEVLNEHKRQQLRELAALNGTIRDDEFCRTCGEAGHRQYACPNKMNTFKSDVQCKICGDGGHPTIDCPVKGTSGKKMDDEYQNFLAELGGGSAPESMNKSGGPMLALTGSGGSGGASAGTGSNPPWSTSGGAAATGLNGIKKDYDETNLYIGYLPPTMDDAGLVSLFSQFGDIVMAKVIKDRNTGQSKGYGFVKYSDVSQANAAIAAMNGHHLEGRVIAVRVAGKPPQPAPAVSAPPSYPPPPDLTSGGYSSQSYMGAPPPPPPGSYAPVPWGQPPPYASYPPPPPGSSVYNPAPPAPGQAAPPPYGVQYPPPPPPPPAAPIPPPGTAPSSDGAQNYPPGVTPPSSGAPTHPVATSVYASSGAPNAPSMYPPPPYSYSPYYPSPFQPPPPPPPASVDPSQSIATAPWATHSAVPPPPPPLSSTTDQPTASYGADAEYDKFMSEMK